The Columba livia isolate bColLiv1 breed racing homer chromosome 18, bColLiv1.pat.W.v2, whole genome shotgun sequence genome includes a region encoding these proteins:
- the CACNG4 gene encoding voltage-dependent calcium channel gamma-4 subunit isoform X2: MAHHTAQWVIIAELHCIAQTKPFLEFSIVAARERKYLRCSPKSHKGIYKGHCFRINHFPEDNDYDHDSSEYLLRIVRASSVFPILSTILLLLGGLCVGAGRIYNSKNNIILSAGILFVAAGLSNIIGIIVYISSNAGDPSDKRDEDKKNHYNYGWSFYFGALSFIVAETIGVLAVNIYIEKNKELRFKTKREFLKTSSSSPYARMPSYRYRRRRSRSSSRSTEPSPSRDISPVGMKIASTIPMNEISMYTLSREPLKVTTAASYNADQEASFLQVHNFLQKEFKEGLHVNMVNRRTTPV, from the exons ATGGCTCATCACACAGCACAATGGGTAATTATTGCTGAGCTTCACTGTATTGCACAGACAAAGCCTTTCTTGGAATTCAGCATTGTCGCTGCGAGAGAGAGGAAATACCTAAGATGCAGCCCCAAGTCCCACAAGG gaATCTACAAAGGACATTGCTTCCGaatcaaccacttccctgaaGACAATGACTATGACCATGACAGCTCAGAATACCTTCTCC GCATCGTCCGCGCCTCCAGCGTGTTCCCCATCCTGAGCACCATATTGCTGTTGCTGGGAGGACTGTGTGTCGGAGCAGGGAGGATttacaacagcaaaaacaacatTATTCTCAGCGCTGGGATTCTCTTTGTTGCCGCAG gacTAAGTAATATCATAGGAATCATTGTCTACATATCAAGTAATGCAGGTGACCCAAGTGACAAGCGAGATGAGGACAAAAAGAATCATTACAACTATGGCTGGTCTTTTTATTTTGGAGCCTTGTCTTTTATTGTGGCCGAAACCATAGGTGTTCTGGCTGTGAACATTTATATTGAGAAGAACAAAGAGCTGAGGTTTAAGACCAAGAGGGAATTCCTTAAGACTTCTTCCAGTTCTCCTTATGCCAGGATGCCAAGTTACAGGTACAGGAGGCGGAGGTCCAGATCCAGTTCTCGATCTACAGAGCCTTCTCCATCTAGAGACATTTCTCCGGTTGGCATGAAGATAGCAAGCACCATTCCCATGAACGAAATCTCCATGTACACCCTGTCCAGAGAGCCCTTGAAGGTCACGACGGCTGCCAGCTACAACGCAGACCAAGAAGCCAGTTTTCTGCAGGTTCACAACTTCCTTCAGAAGGAATTTAAGGAAGGACTCCATGTCAACATGGTCAACAGGAGAACGACACCTGTTTGA